The following are encoded together in the Malaya genurostris strain Urasoe2022 chromosome 3, Malgen_1.1, whole genome shotgun sequence genome:
- the LOC131434273 gene encoding phenoloxidase-activating factor 2-like, translating into QSVYPQNQPDSLNQNRVDYARQYQNYQNSNERLPPTQTIPTPAPGHSKGSNIVSFPRSRRSTDVTVPDQLEPEEPVAESEAEKTLTEQVGVQEKSFTADKRQAYYGPRPQQCPQRSVCCRRPAYRQPPTHGNLGQCGIRNAQGINGRIKNPVYVDGDSEFGEYPWQVAILKKDPKESVYVCGGTLIDNQFIITAAHCVKTYSGFDLRVRLGEWDVNHDVEFYPYIERDVISVQVHPEYYAGTLDNDLAVLKMDSPVDFSNTPHISPACLPDRYTDFSGQRCWTTGWGKDAFGDYGKYQNILKEVDVPIVNDNQCQNQLRQTRLGYQYKLHPGFICAGGEEGKDACKGDGGGPLVCERNGSWQVVGVVSWGIGCGKANVPGVYVKVAHYLDWLQQVRGRY; encoded by the exons CAATCGGTATATCCCCAAAACCAACCTGACTCCTTGAATCAGAATAGAGTAGATTATGCTAGACAGTATCAAAACTATCAGAATAGTAACGAAAGACTTCCACCCACTCAGACCATTCCAACTCCGGCACCAGGACATTCCAAAGGTAGCAACATCGTTAGTTTCCCGCGTAGTCGCCGTTCAACTGACGTAACCGTTCCGGATCAGTTGGAACCGGAGGAACCGGTTGCAGAAAGCGAAGCCGAGAAGACGCTAACTGAACAGGTCGGGGTACAAGAAAAGTCATTTACAGCTGATAAG AGACAAGCTTACTATGGACCACGGCCACAGCAGTGTCCTCAACGAAGTGTTTGCTGTCGTCGACCAGCTTACCGCCAACCACCTACCCATGGTAATCTAGGTCAGTGTGGAATTCGGAATGCCCAGGGTATTAACGGTCGCATTAAGAATCCGGTGTACGTCGATGGAGACAGTGAGTTCGGTGAATATCCGTGGCAGGTAGCTATCCTGAAGAAAGATCCAAAGGAATCTGTGTATGTCTGCGGAGGTACACTGATCGATAACCAGTTCATCATAACTGCCGCTCACTGTGTCAAGAC ATATAGCGGTTTCGATCTCCGTGTTCGTCTAGGCGAATGGGACGTCAATCATGATGTGGAATTTTACCCGTACATAGAACGTGATGTTATATCGGTCCAAGTCCATCCGGAATATTACGCTGGTACGCTTGATAACGATCTGGCTGTTCTGAAAATGGATTCTCCAGTAGACTTCTCCAACACACCGCACATTTCGCCTGCCTGTTTGCCCGACCGGTACACAGATTTCTCTGGTCAGCGTTGTTGGACCACCGGATGGGGTAAGGATGCCTTTGGAGACTATGGAAAGTATCAAAACATTCTTAAGGAAGTCGACGTACCGATTGTAAATGATAACCAGTGTCAAAACCAACTGCGCCAAACACGTCTCGGTTATCAGTATAAACTTCATCCCGGATTCATCTGTGCCGGTGGAGAGGAGGGTAAGGATGCATGTAAGGGTGACGGTGGAGGTCCCCTCGTATGTGAACGCAACGGTAGCTGGCAAGTAGTCGGTGTTGTTTCCTGGGGAATTGGATGTGGTAAGGCAAACGTACCCGGAGTGTACGTCAAAGTTGCTCACTACCTAGACTGGTTACAGCAAGTTCGCGGAAGGTACTGA